Proteins encoded within one genomic window of Rubidibacter lacunae KORDI 51-2:
- a CDS encoding serine/threonine phosphatase — translation MLICPQCQFENALNAEICQSCGTSLTHAPCPDCGADVARRDLICSNCGAQTGTTLLAILTPLTPRFEDALGPSTLPMRSLKFAGTFASGASYLDTKQRYRLLGTPPAEVGPARARVLDEQPLQRTGLDILGSQCLGNSREVFQTHVAPYLQLAKHLMPSIPAIREAWQSGDRVAVLVNDRSDWSMLSEIWVRDRPPLMELLWWLAAMGKLWQPLGEVGCQQSLLVAENLRLDEDRVLCLCQLYPDPPRTRLSLQDLGRLWQGFHARCNRLEKPLLAQLCDDLAGGAIATVEQLQQSLQSLAMQAGNVSAGDARVPFASDDGWDGSDVKTAALTGSEDVPTVALPLQVLALSDAGCTDIGRRREHNEDFFGMESLWERHETPLQGSARARGLYIVCDGMGGHAAGEVASRMAVESLLEYFHDRWHDRLPDEDTVCEGILTANEKIFAINQAQSSSGLARMGTTLVLALVQDTQVAIAHVGDSRIYRVTRKHGLEQLSVDHEVGQRDIRRGVDPELAYNRPDAFQLTQALGPRESNSISPEIQTLDVTEDTLLLLCSDGLSDRNLLELHADDYLVPLLGSKADIRQGLQALVDFANEYNGHDNITAILVRLKVRPQVHS, via the coding sequence ATGCTGATTTGTCCGCAGTGCCAGTTCGAAAACGCTCTCAATGCGGAAATTTGTCAGAGCTGCGGAACGTCTCTGACTCACGCGCCGTGCCCCGATTGCGGTGCGGATGTGGCGCGGCGCGACCTTATTTGTAGCAATTGCGGCGCGCAGACCGGCACTACATTACTAGCGATCTTAACTCCCCTTACACCCCGTTTTGAGGATGCACTGGGTCCGAGTACCCTTCCGATGCGGTCGCTAAAGTTTGCCGGCACGTTTGCTTCTGGTGCTAGCTATCTCGACACTAAACAGCGCTATCGATTGCTGGGGACGCCGCCTGCCGAAGTAGGTCCGGCGCGCGCGCGCGTCCTCGACGAACAGCCGCTCCAGCGCACCGGCCTCGATATCCTTGGCAGTCAGTGTCTTGGCAACAGTCGAGAGGTCTTTCAAACCCACGTCGCACCGTACCTGCAACTTGCCAAACATCTCATGCCGTCTATTCCCGCCATCCGTGAAGCCTGGCAATCGGGCGATCGCGTTGCGGTGTTAGTCAACGACCGTAGCGATTGGTCGATGTTGAGTGAGATCTGGGTGCGCGATCGGCCACCGCTGATGGAATTGCTGTGGTGGTTGGCAGCTATGGGCAAGCTTTGGCAGCCCCTCGGCGAAGTTGGCTGCCAACAGAGTCTGCTCGTTGCAGAGAACTTACGCCTCGATGAAGACCGGGTGTTGTGCTTGTGCCAGCTTTATCCCGATCCACCTAGGACTCGACTGTCGCTTCAGGATTTAGGCAGGCTCTGGCAGGGGTTTCATGCTAGATGCAACCGACTGGAAAAGCCCCTCCTGGCTCAACTCTGCGACGATTTGGCCGGCGGCGCGATCGCGACGGTAGAGCAGTTACAGCAATCCCTCCAGTCACTCGCGATGCAAGCTGGAAATGTTAGTGCGGGGGACGCTCGTGTCCCATTTGCCAGCGACGATGGTTGGGATGGAAGCGACGTGAAAACGGCAGCTCTCACCGGCTCCGAAGACGTCCCAACTGTCGCCCTGCCGCTACAGGTGCTCGCGCTGAGCGATGCTGGCTGTACTGATATCGGCCGCCGCCGCGAGCATAACGAGGATTTTTTCGGGATGGAAAGTCTCTGGGAGCGCCATGAGACTCCGCTCCAAGGTAGCGCCCGCGCGCGCGGGCTTTACATCGTCTGCGACGGTATGGGCGGTCACGCTGCCGGCGAAGTTGCCAGCCGCATGGCAGTAGAGTCCTTGCTGGAGTATTTCCACGATCGCTGGCACGATCGCCTACCCGATGAAGACACCGTGTGTGAGGGCATACTGACTGCCAACGAGAAGATTTTCGCGATCAACCAGGCGCAGTCTAGCTCGGGACTGGCGCGAATGGGCACGACCCTCGTGTTGGCGCTCGTACAGGACACGCAAGTTGCGATCGCGCACGTCGGGGACAGTCGGATCTATCGCGTGACTCGCAAACACGGTTTAGAGCAGCTCTCGGTCGATCACGAGGTCGGGCAGCGCGACATTCGACGCGGCGTCGATCCCGAACTTGCCTACAACCGACCCGATGCATTTCAGCTCACGCAAGCCCTCGGTCCGCGCGAAAGCAATTCAATTTCTCCGGAAATCCAGACCCTTGATGTGACCGAAGACACGCTGCTGCTGCTGTGCTCCGATGGCTTATCCGATCGCAACTTGCTCGAGTTGCATGCCGACGATTACCTCGTTCCGCTGCTCGGCTCAAAAGCCGATATCCGTCAGGGACTGCAAGCGTTGGTCGATTTTGCAAACGAATATAACGGTCACGATAACATCACGGCAATCTTGGTGCGCCTGAAGGTGCGCCCGCAGGTACATTCTTAG
- the psbZ gene encoding photosystem II reaction center protein PsbZ — translation MSILFQVSLAALVLLSFLMVVGVPVAYASPQSWSASKPLLFVGSGLWVVLVILVGLLNFFVV, via the coding sequence ATGTCGATTTTGTTCCAAGTATCGCTAGCAGCGTTGGTGCTTTTGTCTTTCCTGATGGTGGTTGGAGTACCCGTTGCGTATGCTTCACCGCAGAGTTGGAGTGCCTCGAAGCCGCTGCTGTTTGTTGGGTCCGGGCTGTGGGTGGTACTCGTCATCCTGGTCGGCTTGCTCAACTTTTTTGTGGTTTAG
- a CDS encoding chaperonin family protein RbcX: MDLDRIVRETAKTLQDYLTYQAVRQIIAQLSETNPPQAIWLRQFSDGSGKFQDSEAYLQSLIVERKDLVLRILTVREHIAERLGDGLMDLVRTRLRESNRVTRCQLLERLTQVQSDSAEPLSEVPPPDAPSAEKPAPEPPTDAARSDDDPPASDGEAAT; the protein is encoded by the coding sequence TTGGATTTAGACCGCATTGTCCGCGAGACGGCCAAGACGCTGCAAGATTATCTGACCTACCAAGCCGTACGCCAGATTATCGCCCAGCTGTCGGAAACCAACCCCCCGCAAGCGATTTGGCTGCGGCAGTTCTCGGACGGCAGCGGCAAATTCCAAGACAGCGAAGCCTACTTGCAATCCCTTATCGTCGAGCGCAAAGATTTGGTGTTGCGGATCCTTACCGTCCGCGAGCACATTGCCGAACGCCTCGGGGACGGGCTGATGGATTTGGTGCGCACTCGTCTGCGCGAGAGCAACCGCGTCACGCGCTGTCAGCTGCTCGAGCGCCTCACGCAAGTGCAATCCGACTCGGCAGAGCCGCTCTCGGAGGTCCCGCCGCCAGATGCGCCGTCAGCCGAGAAGCCAGCTCCCGAACCGCCGACCGATGCCGCCCGCAGCGATGACGACCCGCCTGCCAGCGATGGTGAGGCTGCTACCTGA
- a CDS encoding ribulose bisphosphate carboxylase small subunit, whose amino-acid sequence MKTLPKERRYETLSYLPPLTDQQIAKQIQFMLEKGFIPAVEFEEEPTPYNHHWTLWKLPLFDATSAQEVVNEVRECRSENPNSYIRVIGFDNIRQCQMVSFIVYKPDAIRY is encoded by the coding sequence ATGAAGACGTTACCTAAAGAGCGCCGCTACGAAACCCTGTCCTATCTGCCGCCGCTGACCGACCAGCAGATTGCCAAGCAGATTCAGTTCATGCTGGAGAAAGGCTTTATTCCAGCGGTGGAATTTGAAGAGGAGCCCACGCCCTACAACCACCACTGGACGCTGTGGAAGCTGCCGTTGTTCGATGCCACCTCGGCGCAGGAAGTCGTTAACGAAGTACGCGAGTGCCGTTCTGAGAATCCGAATTCTTACATTCGCGTCATCGGCTTCGACAACATCCGTCAGTGCCAGATGGTTAGCTTCATCGTGTACAAGCCGGACGCCATTCGTTACTAA
- the ccmS gene encoding beta-carboxysome assembly chaperone CcmS, which translates to MFAQNDSQQRPPDWRSHLDRFAQIRARELAALCWGLQQEWGDRPVTIGIDLRPQPHFVSCTREALETLNRNANGMLRELLGIVDGHKPEKEVLLIAIGEGQIKLVNYEPDLAPPDCFAQVDCDLDTLLTELERELQVQLQN; encoded by the coding sequence ATGTTCGCACAAAACGATTCACAGCAACGCCCTCCCGATTGGCGATCGCACCTCGATCGCTTTGCCCAGATTCGCGCCCGCGAACTAGCAGCGCTCTGTTGGGGTTTACAGCAAGAATGGGGAGATCGTCCGGTTACTATCGGCATCGATTTACGGCCGCAGCCGCATTTTGTCTCCTGCACGCGCGAGGCACTCGAAACTCTCAACCGCAATGCTAATGGCATGCTTCGCGAACTTCTCGGAATTGTCGACGGCCACAAGCCCGAAAAAGAAGTGCTGCTGATCGCGATCGGAGAAGGGCAAATTAAACTCGTCAACTACGAACCCGACCTGGCTCCACCCGATTGCTTCGCTCAAGTCGACTGCGACCTCGATACACTGCTAACTGAATTAGAACGCGAGTTACAAGTTCAGCTACAGAACTAA
- a CDS encoding LbetaH domain-containing protein, with protein sequence MLLPSLPTVIRRDACICGDVTVSDRATISPGAVLQAAPGSRIVIGDGACIGAGAVLSACGGTIAIETGAMLGAGVLVFGWGTIGKYACIGTAATIYQTDVAATVAIAAGQIFGDPTLPNSNPAQPPAAADEAEDAPAARAEEPPPSPPAAATDSNDAEASDADKATDTKSSATNARAEGNGSATRNGHIDVTIYGRSYVESLISTIFPHRNQP encoded by the coding sequence ATGCTCTTGCCCTCCCTGCCAACGGTCATTCGTCGCGACGCTTGTATTTGCGGTGACGTTACGGTGAGCGATCGCGCCACGATTTCGCCAGGGGCCGTGCTCCAAGCCGCCCCCGGCAGTCGAATTGTCATTGGCGATGGTGCGTGCATCGGAGCAGGAGCGGTGTTGAGTGCCTGCGGCGGCACGATCGCAATCGAGACCGGCGCCATGTTAGGCGCAGGGGTGTTGGTGTTTGGGTGGGGGACGATCGGTAAATACGCTTGCATCGGAACGGCCGCAACGATTTACCAAACTGACGTTGCGGCAACAGTTGCGATCGCCGCCGGACAGATCTTCGGCGACCCCACGCTTCCCAACAGTAACCCGGCGCAGCCGCCAGCTGCTGCGGACGAAGCCGAGGACGCTCCCGCAGCTAGAGCAGAGGAGCCGCCGCCATCGCCGCCGGCCGCTGCCACCGACTCCAACGATGCAGAGGCGAGCGACGCCGACAAAGCAACAGACACTAAATCATCAGCTACCAATGCCCGGGCGGAGGGCAATGGGTCGGCTACGCGTAACGGCCATATCGACGTTACTATCTACGGCCGCAGTTATGTTGAAAGCTTAATATCGACCATTTTCCCGCATCGCAATCAGCCATAA
- a CDS encoding form I ribulose bisphosphate carboxylase large subunit, whose translation MVQAKSKGFQAGVKDYALTYYTPDYTPKETDILAAFRVTPQPGVPPEEAGAAVAAESSTGTWTTVWTDGLTDLDRYKGRCYDIESVPGEDNQYFMFVAYPLDLFEEGSVTNMLTSIVGNVFGFKALKALRLEDLRIPVAYMKTFQGPPHGITVERDLLNKYGRPLLGCTIKPKLGLSAKNYGRAVYECLRGGLDFTKDDENINSQPFMRWRDRFLFVAEAVKKAEAETGEVKGHYLNVTAPTCEEMMKRAEFVKECEMPILMHDYLTGGFTANTTLARWCRDNGVLMHIHRAMHAVIDRQKNHGMHFRVLAKCLRMSGGDHLHTGTVVGKLEGDRAITMGFVDLIREDHIEEDRERGIFFTQDWASMAGVMPVASGGIHIWHMPALVDIFGDDSCLQFGGGTLGHPWGNAPGATANRVALEACIQARNEGRNLAREGNDVIREAARWSPELKVACELWKEIKFEYETVDTL comes from the coding sequence ATGGTACAAGCTAAATCCAAAGGGTTTCAGGCTGGGGTAAAAGATTATGCCCTGACCTATTACACTCCCGACTACACTCCGAAAGAAACCGATATTTTGGCGGCATTTCGCGTGACGCCGCAGCCAGGGGTTCCACCGGAAGAAGCTGGCGCAGCGGTAGCAGCAGAATCGTCTACCGGTACCTGGACGACGGTATGGACCGACGGTCTGACAGACCTCGATCGCTACAAGGGTCGCTGCTACGATATCGAGTCGGTGCCCGGAGAAGACAACCAGTACTTCATGTTCGTGGCATATCCCCTCGACCTGTTCGAGGAAGGCTCCGTCACCAACATGCTGACTTCGATCGTCGGCAATGTCTTCGGTTTCAAAGCACTGAAAGCACTGCGACTGGAAGATCTGCGCATTCCGGTCGCTTACATGAAGACCTTCCAAGGTCCGCCCCACGGCATCACTGTCGAGCGCGATCTGCTCAACAAGTACGGTCGTCCGCTGTTGGGCTGCACGATCAAGCCGAAGCTGGGTCTCTCTGCGAAGAACTACGGTCGCGCTGTCTACGAGTGTTTGCGCGGCGGTCTTGACTTCACCAAAGACGATGAGAACATCAACTCGCAACCGTTCATGCGCTGGCGCGATCGCTTCCTGTTCGTCGCCGAAGCCGTGAAGAAGGCGGAAGCCGAGACCGGCGAAGTGAAGGGTCACTACCTGAACGTCACCGCGCCCACGTGCGAAGAGATGATGAAGCGCGCGGAGTTCGTCAAAGAGTGCGAGATGCCGATCTTGATGCACGACTATCTGACCGGCGGCTTCACGGCGAACACCACCCTGGCACGCTGGTGCCGCGACAACGGCGTGCTGATGCACATCCACCGCGCCATGCACGCGGTCATCGACCGTCAGAAGAACCATGGCATGCACTTCCGCGTGCTCGCTAAGTGCTTGCGCATGTCGGGTGGCGACCACCTGCACACCGGTACCGTTGTGGGCAAACTGGAAGGCGATCGCGCCATCACCATGGGCTTCGTAGACCTGATTCGCGAGGACCACATCGAAGAGGATCGCGAGCGCGGCATCTTCTTCACCCAGGACTGGGCGTCGATGGCTGGCGTGATGCCGGTAGCATCGGGTGGCATTCACATCTGGCACATGCCGGCGCTGGTGGACATCTTCGGAGACGACTCCTGCTTGCAGTTTGGCGGCGGTACCCTCGGTCACCCCTGGGGCAACGCACCGGGCGCAACGGCCAACCGCGTCGCGCTGGAAGCTTGCATCCAAGCGCGTAACGAAGGTCGTAACCTGGCCCGCGAAGGCAACGACGTCATCCGCGAAGCCGCTCGCTGGAGCCCCGAGCTGAAAGTGGCGTGCGAGCTCTGGAAGGAAATCAAGTTCGAGTACGAGACGGTCGACACGCTCTAA
- a CDS encoding BMC domain-containing protein gives MVSTRSFPAIVGTADMMLKSADVTLVGYEKIGSGYCTAIVRGRTADVRLAVEEGAKTAAQFGQLVQKIVMARPMPNLEAIFPIGTRLAELAQQERGYSRLSNRAIGLLETRGFPAMVGAADAMLKSADVQLAAYETIGDGLCTAIVRGTVANVAVAVDAGMAEAERIGELNAVMVIPRLLEDLERMLPIASCWLDRPEPLPALIPRDVTERPALNLPEYETVPLPLKQEEEQQQTFEQLD, from the coding sequence ATGGTCTCGACCCGCAGCTTCCCCGCCATCGTTGGCACGGCAGACATGATGCTTAAATCTGCTGACGTGACGCTGGTCGGGTACGAAAAGATCGGCAGCGGTTATTGCACGGCAATCGTGCGCGGTCGGACGGCTGATGTGCGCTTGGCGGTTGAGGAAGGTGCCAAGACGGCGGCCCAGTTTGGGCAGTTGGTCCAGAAGATAGTCATGGCTCGCCCGATGCCCAACCTAGAGGCGATTTTTCCCATTGGAACGCGACTGGCAGAGCTCGCACAGCAGGAGCGCGGGTACAGTCGGCTAAGCAATCGCGCGATCGGCCTATTAGAAACACGCGGCTTCCCAGCCATGGTCGGAGCAGCGGATGCCATGCTCAAGTCGGCCGACGTGCAGCTTGCTGCTTACGAAACCATCGGCGACGGCTTGTGCACTGCGATCGTGCGTGGAACGGTTGCCAACGTGGCGGTGGCAGTCGATGCGGGCATGGCTGAAGCCGAGCGCATCGGCGAACTCAATGCTGTGATGGTGATTCCTCGCTTGCTAGAAGATCTAGAGCGAATGCTGCCGATCGCCAGCTGCTGGCTCGATCGCCCCGAACCGCTGCCAGCACTGATTCCGCGCGACGTCACCGAACGCCCTGCGCTCAACCTACCCGAATATGAAACGGTTCCTCTGCCCTTAAAGCAGGAGGAAGAGCAACAGCAAACATTCGAGCAACTCGATTAG